The Urbifossiella limnaea nucleotide sequence GCGTGCGGCCGGGGTCGATGCCGAGCCCGGCCATCGCCTTCGCCATGGCCGCCGCCGCCTCCGCCTTCCGGTACTTGCTCCCCTGCACCTGCCAGCGGATGTCCTCGACGCGGTCGAGTTCGGGCAGCAGCCGCAGGTCGGCCCGGCAGCGGGCGAGGCGGGCCGCGGCCGGGCCGAGCCGGTCGGCGTCGGCGTCGCTGATCTGCCGCAGGAGGAGGTCGGCCCGCTCGGCGTCGGACTCCCGAACCGCGCTCTCGGCCGACGCCAGCAGCGCCAGCACCTCCTGGTCTCGGCGGGCCTCGGCGACGCGGCGGTCGGCGGCGGCCCGCTCGGCCTCGGCGGCGCGGCGGAAGTCCTCGGCCTGCCGCTCGGCGTCCAGTCGGTCCGCCTTCAAGACCAGCTCGCGGCGGTCGCGCTCGAGGGCGTCCTTCCACCACGCCCCGGCGGCCCCGCCGGCCACCAGCACCGCGACCGCCGCCACCAGCGCCACCTGCACCCGCCGCCGCTTCCGCCGCTCGACCGCCCGCACCGCGGCGGCCGCCCGTTCCGCCTCCGCGGCCCGCAGCCGCTCCTCGACACCCGCCCGGTACGCCGCAACGAGCTCCGCCACGGCCGTCCCGTCGGCCGGCCGGTCGTCGACGGACGCGGCCAGGCAGCGCCGCGCGATGCCGACCAGTTCGGCGTCGGCGTCGCAGGTTTCGAGTTCCGTCAGGACGCTGGACGTGTCGCCGGCGGCGGCCTGAGCCAGGGTGCCGCCGACGTCCGCACCGCGGAACGGGGAGCGGCCGACGAGCACCGCCGCGAGCACGCCGCCGAGCGCGAACACGTCGGTCCGTGCGTCGACCGGCTCGCCCCGGGCCTGCTCCGGCGACATGTACGCCGGCGTCCCCATCACGGCGCCGGCCTGCGTGTGGTCGTCGCCGAGCGTGGCGCGGACGGCGGAGTGCGGGCTGCGGAGCGTGGAATCGATGCCGGGGCCGCCCGCGAGCTGCGGCTCGACGATCGTCTCATCCCGCGTCTCGCTGCCCTCCTCCCGGTCGCGCGCCAGCCCCCAGTCCATCACCTGGACTTCGCCGAACGCCCCGACCATGACGTTCGCCGGCTTCAGGTCGCGGTGGATCACGCCCTGGCTGTGCGCGAACCCGACCGCCTGGGCCACCTGTTCGACGACGCCGACGAACCGCGGCAGGTCGTGGGCCGGCGTCGGCCGGTCGGCGAGGAGGTCGGCGAGGGTGCGGCCGCGGACGCGCTTCATGGCCAGGAACGGGGCGCCATCGGCGAGCTCGCCGAGGTGGTACGCGGGCGGGATATTCGGGTGGGCGAGCCGGCCGGTGATGCGGGCCTCGCGCACGAACCGCCCAGCCGTCGCCGCCGCCGCCGGGCCGTGCAGCACGAGCTTCACCGCCACCTCGCGGCCGAACACCGGGTCCCACGCGGCGAGGACGCGGCCCATACCGCCGCGGGCGATCTCGCCGCGCACCTCGTAGCCCGGCACCTCGACCACCTCGGCCGGCACGGTGCCGACCGGTGCCGCCGTCGTGCTCTCGGGATTGCTGTTCGGCGGCACCGCGGTCGAGTCCGCCGTCGGAATCGGCCGTGGCGTCGCCGGCCGGGTGAGGTCGTCGGGCATCGGCCAGGCTCCGAGAGGGGCTGCCAGCCGAGGATACGCGACGCACACGAGTCGGGCAACCGGCCGTGGTATCGCCGGCATCTCGAACTCGACCGCCGGCCGGCCATTCGGCGCCCGCCCGTGGGCGCCGCGTGACCACCCCTTGAATATTTGCACGGCCCGGCGTCCACTGTCCACCGCCCCGCCGGTGCGCGGCACCGGGTTTGCCGCGACGGTCGCGTTCACCCGCACCCGAGGTTCCCGCATGACCCCGCTCAGCCGCCGGGCCTGGCTCCAGGCCGCCGCCGTCTCGCCCGTCCTCCTCACCGCCCGGCCCGCGCACGCCGCACCGGTCACGCCCGCCGAAAAGAAGGTCGTGATCGACAAGGCGCTGGCGTTCCTCAAGACGCGGCAGAAGGAGAACGGCGACCTGGCCCCCGACCCGCGCGCCGGCGGCCCCGGTATCACGGCGCTGGCCGTCGTCGGGCTGCTTCGCAACGGCGTCCCCGCCACCGACGACGTGGTGGCGAAGGGGATCAAGTTCCTCGAAACGCACATCAAGCCGGACGGCGGCGTCTACGGGCAGGGGCTGGCCACGTACACCACGTCGCTGGCCATCCTGGCGTTCCGCGAGGCCAACACCGGCGGCCGGTACGACAAGGTGATTGCGGCCGCCAGCGGGTTCGTGAAGTCGCTCCAGTTCGGCGGCGAGCCGACCGACGTGCGGCACGGCGGGGCCGGCTACGGCAACCCCGGCGGCCGCGACCGGCCGGACCTGTCCAACACGAACTTCATGGTTGAGGCGCTGCTCGCGGCCGGCGTCAGCCGCGACGACCCGTCGATCCGCAACGCCGTCGGGTTCGTGAGCCGCAGCCAGAACCTGGTGAGCGAACACAACCGCCAGCCGTTCGCCACCAAGACGACCGACGGCGACCGCGGCGGGTTCGTGTACTCGGTCACCGAGCAAGACAACGAGAAGAGCGACAAGCGCACGCCGACCGGCGGCCTGCGGAGCGAGGGCGGCATGACGTACGCGGGCCTGAAGAGTTTCCTGTTCGCCGGGGTGGGGCGCGACGACCCGCGGGTGCGCGCCGCAGTGGCGTGGATCAAGCGGAACTACACGCTGACCGAGAACCCGGGGATGGGGCAGGCCGGGCTGTTCTACTACTACCACACGTTCGCCAAGGCGATGGACGCGCTCGGCGAGGAGGAGTTCGAGGACGCCCGGATGGTGAAGCACGAGTGGCGGCGCGAGCTGTTCGAGGAGCTGAAGCGCCGGCAGGCGGCGAACGGCAGCTGGGTGAACGAGAACCGGGCGTTCCTGGAGAACGCCCCCGAGCTGGCGACGGCGTTCGCCGTGCTCACCCTCAGCTACACGATCCGCCGCGCGGGGTAGGAGCCAAAGAGAATTGCCACAAAGAGGCACGAAAAGACACAAGAAGGAAGACTGAACAAAACCAAGATTTGGTCTTGGCTTGGTCTTCCTTTTTGCGTCATTTCGTGCCTTTTTGTGGCAATTCCTCTCGGGCTTACTTCGCCGCTGGGAGCACGGCGATAGAGCCCGTCTCGCTCACGAACACCAGGTTCCCCGTCCGGTTGTCCTGAAACACCTCGACGCCGTACTTCGCGGCCTTGGCGAAATCCGTCTCGCCGGCCTTGCGGGCCTTCAGGTTCATCGCCGCGCGCCACGTCACGCCGCGCGTCTCGGCCTTGCCGGCCGGCGGCGCCGCCGCGATCGACCCCGTCTCGCTCACGTACAGCAGGTTGCCGGTCGTCTCGTCCACGAGTACCTCGACGGGCAGCTTGCGGGTCTTCTCGGTGAAGTCGGGCTCGTCCGACTTGCGGACGCGGAGGAACAGCCCGTGCGACGGCACCCAGCCCTTCGCCTTGGCCACGTCCGCCGAGCCCGGGCCGGCCGGCGTCGCCGCCACGGCGCCCACGTCGGTCACGTACAGCAGCCCGCCGGTGTTCTCGTCGCGGTACACCTCGAGGCCGATCTTCTTGGCGTTCTCGAACGTGTCCTGGTCGAGCGCCCGCACCTTCAGGTCGAGGGCGTGGTGCCACTTCGGCGACTTGTCCGCGGTCAGGTTGCCCGGCGCCGGCGCGAGCGCGAGCCAGCCGCCCTCCGCGGCGTAGAGCAGCCGGTTGGTGCCGAGGTCGCGGTACACCTCGACGCCGAACGCCTTGGTCTTCTGCGTGAACTCGGGCTCGCCGGCCTTGCGCACCTTCAGGTCGAGGCCGGTCTGCCAGCGGCTCTTCTTGTCGGCGCCGACGGGGCCGCTCGGGGCCACGGCCAGGTGCCCGGCGTCCGAAATGGCGACGAGCGCCTTGAGGCCGTCGTCCTGAAACACCTCGACGCCGATCTTGGCGGCCTTGGGCCAGTCGGGGTTGCCGCCGGGGCGGACGCTGAGGTCGTGGCCGTAGAGGAGCTTGGCGGCCGGCTCGCGGTCGCCGCCGCCCGGCTGGGCGGCGAGGGTGCCGGCGAACGCGATGGCGAGAAGCCCGGCGGCGGTTCGCATGGGGAACCTCGGGGGTGGGTAGGGTCAGACGACCGGCGGGGACGGTACTAACAAGATACGTTGCCGCTCGCGGCTTAGCGCTGGGCAGCGCTAAGCCGCGAGCGGCAACCCAGGCGTCAGTGCCCGCGGCGGATGTCCGACGGCTGGTAGCGCACCTCGATGCGGTACACCTTCTTCGTGCGGCAACAAATTTCCCACGTCTCGGGGTTCACCCGCACCGGCACGTCCATCTTGTGGATGTCCACCGACGTGTGGAACCCGCGCTCGGACATCACGTCGATCATCATCCGCAGTGCCAGCGGGTCGTCGAGCAGTTCGTCCTCGGTGTTGAACCGGGCGTGGCCGGTGAACGCGTGGGCCTTCACCACCGGGATCAGCTTGTCGGTGATGAGCCGCACCACCTTTTCGAACAGGGGCCGGTGCTCCTCCTCGTAGCTGTCGAGCCGCTCGACCAGTTCCTGCCGGGCGTGAGCGGCCAGCTGGCTGGCCACCGGGATTGCCCGCACCAGGTCGAACACCTCCTGGCTCAGTTCCAGCGAGCTCTGGTAGCCGAACTCCTTCTCGATGTTCCGCTGCACCTCGGCCAGGTCGCCCTCGGCGTCGATGAAGTGGAAGTGAAAGATCTGCCGCAGCGACTGGAGGGCGGCGAACGTACTTTCGCTGAACGTCCGGTACCGGCCGCGGCACAGCTGCACGTCCAGGTCGGTCACCCGCTCCTCGAGCGGCTTGCCGATGCCGGCCTCGCGGACGAGCTGGTTGTGCCGGCGGATCTCCTCGCCCCGCTTGATCTGCCGGGCGACGCTCACGTCCTCGCTGACGTACAACAGCGCGATGCGGAACATCGGCTTGCGGAAGTCGCGGGCCTGCGGGGTGGCCCGGTGCTCGTCGTGCAGGCCGAGCAGCCGGTGGTAGAACAGCTTCAGGCACTCCACCTGGACCTGCGTCCGCGGGAACCCGTCCACGACGACGCCGTCGTGATACTCGGGCTTGAGCAGCTCGTCGAACAGCAGGCCGATGACCTCGCGGTCGCCGACCATCTTGCCGGCGTTCTTCAGCGCCACCGCCCGCGGCGACGTGAGGAGGCCGCTGATGACCACGGGGTCGGCGTCGATGCCGCGGAGGCGGGCGATGAACGGGGTGTTCGTCCCCTTGCCGGCGCCGGGGGCGCCGCCGAGCCAGATGAACTCGCGCGGGAACTTCAGGTTCTCGGCCCCGTACTGCTGCTTCAGGTCGTCCCAGACGGCCTGGAAGATGAGCTGCGGGTCTTTGGGGTCGAGGTCGCCGGACGCCGCCGGGCGGGCCGGCGGGGGAGGGGGCGGTGGTGGCATCTGCGCTCCGGAGCGGGGCCGGACCGTGCGGTCGTGAGTAGTGTACCCGAAACCCTCACCGCCGACGCCACCATCCCATGCGTATTACCGCCCTCGAAACCGTCCACCTGCCGGACTTTCCGTCCCTGCTGTTCGTCGCCGTCCACACCGACGCCGGGCTGACGGGGTACGCCGACACCTGCTACGCCCCCGAGGCCGTGGCCGGGTACGTCCACGGGTTCGCCGCCCCGATGCTCCTCGGCCACGACCCGCGCGCCATTGAACTGCACTGGCGACGGCTCTACGAGGTCATCGCCCACACCGTCGGGAAAGGCGCCGAGTTGCGCGGGCTCTCGGCCATCGACGTGTGCCTGTGGGACATTCTGGGGCAAGCCGCGGGGATGCCGGTGTGGCAGCTCCTCGGCGGCGCGGCGCGGGACCGCATCCGCACCTACAACACGTGCGGCGGCCCCCACTACGGCCGCTCCGCCCGCGGCGGCACCGGCTACGGCACCGACGGCGCGCCCGCCGGCCGCTACGAGGATTTGGTCGCGTTCATGGAGCGGCCCGGCGAGCTGGCGCTGGACCTGCTCGAAGACGGCCTCACTGGCATGAAGCTGTGGCCGTTCGATTACTGCGCCCACCGCCCCGGCGGCTGGGACGAGTGGCGCACCTTCCGCGGCATGTTCGACCCCACCATCCGCACCCTCGGCGGCCACCGCATCGACGCCGCGGATTTGGACCGCGCGCTGGAGCCGTTCCGGCAGATTCGCAAGGCCGCCGGCGACCGAATGGACATCATGGTGGAGGGGCACGGGCTGTGGTCGCTGCCGGCGGCGAAGCAGATCGCGCGGGCGCTCGAGGAGTTCCGCCCCGCGTGGCTCGAAGACCTGATCCGCGCCGACGACCTGGACGCGCTCGCCGACCTGCGCCGCGGCACGACGTGCCCGATCCTGGCGAGCGAGTACCTCGCTACGCGGTACGAGTACCGGCCGCTGCTGGAGAAGCAGGCGGCGGACATCGTGATGATCGACCCGACGTGGGCCGGCGGCATCACCGAGTGCAAGAAGGTGTGTACCCTGGCGGAGGCGTACAAGCGGCCGGTGGCGATGCACGACTGCACCGGCCCGCTGACGCTGTACGCGGGGATTCACCTGGCAATCAACGCCACGAACGCGGTGTACCAGGAGAGCGTGCGGGCGTACCTGCGGGTCAACTACCCCGACCTCGTGACCGAACTGCCGACGGTGGAAGCGGGTCACATCCTGGCGCCGACGGGGTCGGGGCTCGGCACGGCGCTGCTGCCCGACATACGCACGCGCCCGGGGGCGGACGTGCGGGTCACGCGGGTGTGAGCGCTCGCCGCGTCATTCGCTTCCATCGGAGTCCTCACATGCGCCCGCTCGGCGTCGCCGTCGTACTCCTCGTCGCCCCGGCCGCGGCGGCGCAGGACGTGCCACTCTCCCAGCTCCTCATCGACGGCGAGCACTGGACGAAGCTCGACGGCCCGTGGAACCACCTCTCGCGGGCCGAGGTCGCGGTCGCCACGGCGGGCGGAACGACCGAGTACAGCTGGAAGGCGGGCGAACTCTTCCTTCACGCCCGGCAGCTGCCGAACGGCGTGCGGGCACCCTACGCGCCGCTGCGGGTGCCGAGCGGCGGCCAACCGAAGGTGACCGAACTCGCCGCCGACCTCGACGGCCGCATCTACGCGGCGACGCCCGTCGGGGTGCAGGTGTTCGATCCCACCGGCCGGCTGTGCGGCGTGGTCGCGCCGCCGGTGTACGGCGCCGGCGTCGAGCTGGTGTGGTTCGCGGACGACCGGCTCGTCGTCGTGGTGAACGGCACCCGGTACGCGCGCCGGGTGCGGACGAGAGGGGCGAATTGATCCGCCGCTTGCGGCGTAGCGGCGCCTGCGCCGCTACGCGCAAGCGGCCGGGTTATTCCACCTTCGCCCGCTTCACCAAATCATAGCTCTCGCCCGCCCGCACTTCCTCGTAGTCGCGCTCACCGCCCTTGCGGCGCGTGTCGTAGAACGCCGCCTTCGACGCCCCGATCACGTCGGCCCGGCTGCCGCGCACCACCAGCGCCGTCCCCTCGTCGATGCCGATGCCGAGGTACTGCGGGTACTCGGCCATCAGGCCCGTCATGTCGGCGGTGCGGTTCCGCTTGAAGAAGTGCTGGTCGACGGCGCACCCCGGCAGGAACGCCAGCCCGCGCTCGTACCCCTCGGCCGCCATCACCGTGTTCCCGAGCGGGTGGCCGCGCGGCATGTACTCGCTCTGGATGCTCGCCCCCGCCGAGCTGCCGCCGATCGCGCCGCCGCGGGCCAGCACGGCGTGGAACCGCTTCTCGGTCAGCGTCCCCTCGTAGGCGTCCACGAACTTCCACTGCCGGCCGCCACTGAACCACACGCCCTTTGCCTTCACCAGCGCCTCGCTGAACGCCGGGTCGTCGGCCACCTTGCGGTCGCGGGTGTGCAACTGCGTCATCGCCGTCGCGCCGAACCGCTTCAGCGCCTTCGTCTCACCGATCTCGACCGGGAGCGGGTCTTCGAGCGCCGTGGGGATGACGACGAGCGGCGCGTCCGGCCCGCCGGCCAGCTCGATGAAGCGCTTCCAGATTTCCGGCCCGGCCCCGCCGCCGCCGACGATCACGAGCGCCCCCTTCGCCACCACCGGGTCGCGCGGCTT carries:
- a CDS encoding protein kinase domain-containing protein, translated to MPDDLTRPATPRPIPTADSTAVPPNSNPESTTAAPVGTVPAEVVEVPGYEVRGEIARGGMGRVLAAWDPVFGREVAVKLVLHGPAAAATAGRFVREARITGRLAHPNIPPAYHLGELADGAPFLAMKRVRGRTLADLLADRPTPAHDLPRFVGVVEQVAQAVGFAHSQGVIHRDLKPANVMVGAFGEVQVMDWGLARDREEGSETRDETIVEPQLAGGPGIDSTLRSPHSAVRATLGDDHTQAGAVMGTPAYMSPEQARGEPVDARTDVFALGGVLAAVLVGRSPFRGADVGGTLAQAAAGDTSSVLTELETCDADAELVGIARRCLAASVDDRPADGTAVAELVAAYRAGVEERLRAAEAERAAAAVRAVERRKRRRVQVALVAAVAVLVAGGAAGAWWKDALERDRRELVLKADRLDAERQAEDFRRAAEAERAAADRRVAEARRDQEVLALLASAESAVRESDAERADLLLRQISDADADRLGPAAARLARCRADLRLLPELDRVEDIRWQVQGSKYRKAEAAAAMAKAMAGLGIDPGRTPPADAAAAVEGSLASARLVAELTWWVAAAVDEPATQAAVADVLARVDPDEFRVAARAAVVGRRWDEVAAVLRRADEARQPAWFVAAIASLSMVDPVPRAAAAEAALRRSPSDFPTLMILGQFELPSRSGTAARRARACQAAVALRPGTAAAWHNLGAALRDGGDPAAALAAYDEAVRLSPTYAAARTGRGTVLAALGDQDGEAAEYRAALAADATYAPAHTNLARLRAARAVGYRRLPTALPVRLVNLAAAEAGFTRAVELQPGFSTALSGLGDVWRARGRPARAVGFYRRAIEAAPADPAGHLGFGFSREAEQDWPGATAAFRKGVADCPGSAAAHYFLARALARDGRLGECREVLRAAVRLDPRHEDAHVALGRQLEERGELEGSLEHYEAALAVSPGRAEAAAGRDRVRARLAVPGG
- a CDS encoding prenyltransferase/squalene oxidase repeat-containing protein; its protein translation is MTPLSRRAWLQAAAVSPVLLTARPAHAAPVTPAEKKVVIDKALAFLKTRQKENGDLAPDPRAGGPGITALAVVGLLRNGVPATDDVVAKGIKFLETHIKPDGGVYGQGLATYTTSLAILAFREANTGGRYDKVIAAASGFVKSLQFGGEPTDVRHGGAGYGNPGGRDRPDLSNTNFMVEALLAAGVSRDDPSIRNAVGFVSRSQNLVSEHNRQPFATKTTDGDRGGFVYSVTEQDNEKSDKRTPTGGLRSEGGMTYAGLKSFLFAGVGRDDPRVRAAVAWIKRNYTLTENPGMGQAGLFYYYHTFAKAMDALGEEEFEDARMVKHEWRRELFEELKRRQAANGSWVNENRAFLENAPELATAFAVLTLSYTIRRAG
- a CDS encoding nucleoside/nucleotide kinase family protein, which produces MPPPPPPPPARPAASGDLDPKDPQLIFQAVWDDLKQQYGAENLKFPREFIWLGGAPGAGKGTNTPFIARLRGIDADPVVISGLLTSPRAVALKNAGKMVGDREVIGLLFDELLKPEYHDGVVVDGFPRTQVQVECLKLFYHRLLGLHDEHRATPQARDFRKPMFRIALLYVSEDVSVARQIKRGEEIRRHNQLVREAGIGKPLEERVTDLDVQLCRGRYRTFSESTFAALQSLRQIFHFHFIDAEGDLAEVQRNIEKEFGYQSSLELSQEVFDLVRAIPVASQLAAHARQELVERLDSYEEEHRPLFEKVVRLITDKLIPVVKAHAFTGHARFNTEDELLDDPLALRMMIDVMSERGFHTSVDIHKMDVPVRVNPETWEICCRTKKVYRIEVRYQPSDIRRGH
- a CDS encoding mandelate racemase/muconate lactonizing enzyme family protein, which gives rise to MPVWQLLGGAARDRIRTYNTCGGPHYGRSARGGTGYGTDGAPAGRYEDLVAFMERPGELALDLLEDGLTGMKLWPFDYCAHRPGGWDEWRTFRGMFDPTIRTLGGHRIDAADLDRALEPFRQIRKAAGDRMDIMVEGHGLWSLPAAKQIARALEEFRPAWLEDLIRADDLDALADLRRGTTCPILASEYLATRYEYRPLLEKQAADIVMIDPTWAGGITECKKVCTLAEAYKRPVAMHDCTGPLTLYAGIHLAINATNAVYQESVRAYLRVNYPDLVTELPTVEAGHILAPTGSGLGTALLPDIRTRPGADVRVTRV